One Mycolicibacterium goodii genomic region harbors:
- a CDS encoding mammalian cell entry protein — MSPRRRIDAAERDYFAVEVKPPFRWGLPIVAIVSTLLIAAAIAGSTLMLVRHEIDRRTEIKNAAALSYVREFMTMYTTLDPFHANDYTDRILTQATGDFHKMFKEKQNEINIQVARAEPTAGTVLEAGVQRWNDDGGADVLVATKTTTRMPDGKTIESGSRWVATTILEGQQWKISQLIQVI; from the coding sequence ATGAGTCCACGGCGCAGAATCGATGCAGCCGAACGCGATTACTTCGCGGTCGAGGTCAAGCCGCCTTTTCGGTGGGGTCTACCGATCGTCGCGATCGTGTCGACCCTGTTGATCGCGGCAGCCATCGCGGGCAGCACGTTGATGTTGGTGCGACACGAGATCGACCGTCGTACCGAGATCAAGAACGCCGCGGCGCTGAGCTACGTGCGTGAGTTCATGACGATGTACACGACGCTGGATCCGTTCCACGCCAACGACTACACCGACCGCATCCTCACGCAGGCGACCGGCGACTTCCACAAGATGTTCAAGGAAAAGCAGAACGAGATCAACATCCAGGTCGCCCGTGCCGAGCCCACCGCGGGCACCGTCCTGGAGGCCGGGGTGCAACGGTGGAACGACGACGGCGGTGCCGACGTGCTCGTCGCGACCAAGACCACCACGCGGATGCCCGACGGTAAGACGATCGAAAGTGGAAGTCGTTGGGTCGCAACGACCATCCTGGAAGGACAGCAGTGGAAGATCAGCCAGCTGATTCAGGTGATCTGA
- a CDS encoding mammalian cell entry protein — MEDQPADSGDLTTGTPARRRRWGFPLRRRQTEPAEQSASTDADSADAGTEPSPEVPEKPRPVGKRRRTAVSAASDEETSGTEDATELDATEPEVDAPEEETTASTPTVEEPAAEGTAEAEPVVETELAEETESTDPAHPTENIVFVPFRPAGKGLTYAAVAAATLFVAAGAFAGAMVWPYLSDRALVDTKFQVAQTSADAITTLWTYTPDNIDTLPDRASRYLSNDFADEYRKFIDSIVPSNKQAQITNNTQVVGTAVESINANEATAIVYTNSVSTSPVTKNVPSLRYLSYRLTLERSDGDWRITQMPALTQLDLSPQL, encoded by the coding sequence GTGGAAGATCAGCCAGCTGATTCAGGTGATCTGACCACCGGCACGCCGGCCAGACGTCGTCGTTGGGGATTCCCGCTCCGGCGACGCCAGACCGAACCGGCCGAGCAGTCAGCGTCAACGGACGCCGATTCCGCCGACGCAGGTACGGAACCGTCACCCGAGGTCCCAGAGAAACCGCGCCCGGTCGGTAAGCGTCGGCGGACCGCGGTGTCCGCAGCGAGTGACGAGGAGACCTCCGGAACGGAGGATGCCACGGAGCTTGATGCCACGGAGCCTGAAGTGGATGCTCCGGAGGAGGAGACGACCGCGTCGACGCCCACGGTCGAGGAACCGGCTGCGGAGGGGACCGCGGAGGCCGAACCTGTCGTTGAGACCGAACTCGCCGAGGAGACCGAGTCGACCGACCCGGCCCATCCCACCGAGAACATCGTCTTCGTCCCGTTCCGCCCGGCGGGCAAGGGATTGACCTATGCGGCGGTCGCCGCGGCGACGCTGTTTGTCGCAGCGGGCGCTTTCGCCGGTGCGATGGTGTGGCCCTACCTGTCGGACCGCGCCCTGGTGGACACGAAGTTCCAAGTGGCACAAACATCCGCCGATGCGATCACCACGCTGTGGACTTACACTCCGGACAACATCGACACGCTGCCGGACCGTGCGTCGCGATACCTGTCGAACGACTTCGCTGACGAGTACCGCAAGTTCATCGACTCGATCGTGCCGTCCAACAAGCAGGCGCAGATCACCAACAACACACAGGTGGTCGGCACCGCAGTCGAGAGCATCAACGCCAACGAGGCGACAGCCATCGTCTACACCAACTCGGTGTCCACCAGTCCGGTGACCAAGAATGTGCCATCGCTGCGGTACCTGTCCTACCGGTTGACTCTGGAGCGCAGTGACGGGGATTGGCGGATCACCCAGATGCCTGCCCTGACCCAGCTGGACCTCTCGCCGCAGCTGTAG
- a CDS encoding RDD family protein: MSSVLDTPATSESTAVDPAPLASWQARAAAFAIDVLPGVGVIVTLALLAWAAPLLGWAWWVYTVAAVVVVGAVLANRVLLPTTDGWTVGRAVVGIRVVRSDGGEVGLVRLLLRDLAHLLDTVAVFVGWLWPLWDARHRTFADLLTRTEVRRATPPGGDVRRRAGTVLLAAVAACAVAVGFGYLAVFRPQEAVHEAREQIADEGPRIVEQMLSYGVDSFDDDLDKAQTLTTDKYRPELIAQQDVIRKAGPTTNEYWAVSSAVLSATKTEASMLLALQGQRGTNPQDLKFLTATVRVDFRKSGDTWQVDNLTVLKKPNLNGAAQ; the protein is encoded by the coding sequence GTGAGTTCTGTGCTCGACACCCCGGCCACGTCCGAGAGCACCGCGGTCGACCCGGCGCCGCTGGCGTCGTGGCAGGCGCGGGCGGCCGCGTTCGCGATCGACGTGCTTCCCGGTGTGGGCGTCATCGTCACGTTGGCCCTCCTGGCGTGGGCGGCACCGCTGCTGGGCTGGGCGTGGTGGGTCTACACCGTGGCGGCCGTCGTCGTGGTGGGTGCGGTACTGGCCAACCGCGTGCTGCTGCCGACGACCGATGGCTGGACAGTGGGCCGTGCCGTCGTCGGCATCCGGGTCGTCAGATCCGACGGTGGCGAGGTGGGGCTGGTCCGGTTGCTGCTGCGCGATCTCGCGCATCTGCTCGACACGGTCGCCGTGTTCGTCGGCTGGCTGTGGCCGCTGTGGGATGCCCGCCACCGCACCTTCGCCGATCTGCTGACCCGCACCGAAGTGCGCCGTGCGACGCCCCCCGGAGGGGATGTGCGGCGGCGCGCAGGCACGGTGCTGCTCGCGGCGGTGGCGGCGTGCGCTGTCGCGGTGGGGTTCGGATACCTCGCGGTGTTCCGGCCGCAGGAGGCGGTTCACGAGGCGCGTGAACAGATCGCCGACGAGGGCCCGCGCATCGTCGAGCAGATGCTGAGCTACGGCGTCGATTCGTTCGACGACGATCTCGACAAGGCACAGACCCTGACCACCGACAAGTACCGCCCCGAGCTGATCGCTCAGCAGGACGTGATCCGTAAGGCGGGGCCGACCACCAACGAATACTGGGCGGTGAGCAGCGCGGTGCTCTCGGCGACCAAGACCGAGGCCTCGATGCTCCTGGCGCTGCAGGGACAGCGGGGCACCAATCCGCAGGACCTCAAGTTCCTCACCGCGACCGTGCGGGTCGATTTCCGCAAGTCCGGTGACACCTGGCAGGTCGACAACCTCACGGTGCTCAAGAAGCCGAACCTGAACGGGGCGGCGCAATGA
- a CDS encoding recombinase family protein — translation MDAAVYLRISSDPTGNALGVARQREDCEKLCASRGWLPVEYCDNDTSASSGKRRPAYERMLVDIADGRVGAVVAWDLDRLHRRPIELERFMDLADAHRLALATVSGDIDLSTAQGRLTARLKGAVARHEVEHASDRKRRAARQKAEAGRPQWKRAFGYLGDTYQPDPATAPLVRQAYVAVLAGGSISDVARQWNAVGVVGLNGQPWTASTVSLFPTGTAQRGVAIAQR, via the coding sequence GTGGATGCCGCCGTGTACCTCCGAATCAGCAGCGACCCGACCGGAAACGCCCTCGGCGTCGCCCGACAACGGGAGGACTGCGAGAAGCTCTGCGCTAGCCGTGGCTGGTTGCCGGTCGAGTATTGCGATAACGACACCAGTGCGAGCAGCGGCAAGCGCCGGCCCGCCTACGAGCGGATGCTCGTCGATATCGCCGACGGCCGAGTCGGCGCGGTCGTCGCGTGGGATCTCGACCGGCTGCACCGCCGCCCGATCGAGCTAGAACGGTTCATGGACCTCGCCGACGCGCACCGGTTGGCGCTCGCGACCGTCTCCGGTGACATCGACCTGTCGACCGCGCAAGGCCGCCTGACCGCCCGCCTCAAGGGTGCGGTCGCCCGCCACGAGGTCGAGCATGCTTCGGATCGCAAACGGCGAGCCGCGCGCCAGAAAGCCGAGGCCGGTCGGCCGCAGTGGAAACGTGCGTTCGGATACCTCGGCGACACATACCAGCCCGACCCCGCGACGGCCCCGCTGGTGCGCCAGGCCTACGTCGCCGTTCTCGCGGGCGGTTCCATCTCCGACGTCGCCCGCCAGTGGAACGCCGTCGGCGTGGTCGGCCTAAACGGTCAACCATGGACGGCCTCGACCGTGAGCCTGTTCCCTACGGGCACCGCGCAACGCGGGGTTGCGATCGCACAACGGTGA
- a CDS encoding MCE family protein — protein sequence MLLTRFIKMQLVIFLTLTLVALVVLALFYLRLPTWAGLGMYKLNADLPNSGGLYATANVTYRGTTIGKVTSVEPSETGARVEMDIYDRYKIPSDATANVHSVSAVGEQFIDLTSESGGGTYFAPGDTITKATVPAEVGPALDAAERGLAVLPKEKIGTLLDEAATAFGGLGPSLQRLVDSTQAIAGDFRANLDPVNDIIENSGPIIDSQVNSGDAISRWAANLNTLAAQSAQNDEALRGGLQQAAPTADQLNAVFSDVRESLPQTLANLEIVIDMLKRYNKNVEQVLVALPQGAAVAQTGTIFAPDGLLHFGLGINAPPPCLTGFLPASQWRSPADTRTEPLPSGLYCKIPKDAPNAVRGARNYPCADVPGKRAATPRECRSEEPYVPLGTNPWYGDPDQIRNCPAPGARCDQPVDPGRVIPAPSINNGLNPLPASQLPPPEVSSGPSSDPLTAPRGGSVTCSGQQPNPCIYTPAAGTTATYNPSSGEVVGPGGVKYSVTNSNTPGDDGWKEMLAPAS from the coding sequence ATGCTGCTGACTCGCTTCATCAAGATGCAGCTCGTCATCTTCCTCACGCTGACGTTGGTCGCGCTGGTGGTGTTGGCGTTGTTCTACCTTCGGTTGCCGACGTGGGCCGGTCTGGGCATGTACAAGCTCAACGCCGACCTGCCCAACTCAGGCGGCCTGTACGCGACCGCCAACGTCACCTACCGCGGCACCACGATCGGCAAGGTGACCTCGGTGGAGCCGTCGGAGACGGGCGCCCGGGTCGAGATGGACATCTACGACCGGTACAAGATTCCGTCCGACGCGACTGCCAACGTGCACTCGGTGTCGGCCGTGGGTGAGCAGTTCATCGACCTCACCTCGGAATCCGGCGGCGGCACGTACTTCGCGCCCGGCGACACCATCACCAAGGCGACGGTGCCGGCCGAGGTGGGCCCGGCGCTCGATGCCGCCGAGCGCGGCCTGGCGGTGTTGCCGAAGGAGAAGATCGGAACCCTGCTCGACGAGGCGGCGACCGCGTTCGGCGGGCTCGGGCCGTCACTGCAACGCCTCGTCGATTCGACGCAGGCCATCGCGGGTGACTTCCGGGCCAACCTCGATCCGGTCAACGACATCATCGAGAACTCGGGGCCGATCATCGACAGCCAGGTGAACTCCGGCGACGCCATCTCGCGGTGGGCGGCCAACCTCAACACGCTGGCCGCGCAGAGTGCCCAGAACGACGAGGCGCTGCGCGGCGGCCTGCAGCAGGCGGCGCCGACGGCCGATCAGCTCAACGCGGTGTTCAGCGACGTCCGGGAATCGTTGCCGCAGACGTTGGCGAACCTCGAGATCGTCATCGACATGCTCAAGCGCTACAACAAGAACGTCGAGCAGGTTCTGGTGGCGCTGCCCCAGGGCGCCGCGGTCGCGCAGACCGGCACGATTTTCGCGCCCGACGGTCTGCTGCACTTCGGTCTCGGCATCAACGCGCCGCCGCCGTGCCTGACGGGCTTCCTGCCCGCCTCGCAGTGGCGGTCGCCGGCCGACACACGCACCGAACCGCTGCCGTCGGGCCTGTACTGCAAGATTCCCAAGGACGCCCCGAACGCGGTCCGCGGTGCGCGTAACTATCCGTGCGCCGACGTGCCGGGCAAGCGGGCCGCCACGCCGCGCGAATGCCGTAGTGAGGAACCGTACGTGCCGCTGGGCACCAACCCCTGGTACGGCGATCCGGACCAGATCCGCAACTGCCCGGCACCCGGTGCCCGTTGCGATCAGCCGGTCGATCCGGGACGGGTGATCCCGGCGCCGTCCATCAACAACGGGCTCAACCCGTTGCCTGCCAGCCAGCTGCCGCCGCCCGAGGTGAGCTCGGGGCCGAGCAGTGACCCGCTGACCGCACCGCGCGGTGGCAGTGTGACGTGCAGTGGACAGCAACCCAACCCTTGCATCTACACTCCGGCTGCAGGCACGACCGCGACCTACAACCCGTCCAGCGGTGAGGTGGTCGGCCCAGGCGGTGTGAAGTACTCCGTCACCAACTCGAATACCCCAGGAGATGACGGATGGAAGGAGATGCTGGCGCCAGCCAGCTGA
- a CDS encoding YoaK family protein: MAIASPVSERLTVTALLLLTVATGLVDAISVLVLGHVFVANMTGNVIFLGFWFVPHSGVDLTAAVVAFAGFIVGTVVGGRLARHLDSRVRTWLTSALGVEVVLLTVLSILAGAGVLDYHDNTKLFLITGLAIAFGIQNATARQFGIQELSTTVLTSTIVGLGFDSRLAGGTGEREKLRYTVVATMCGGAVIGATLSRFTVAPVIALAAVMIAISACIFRFGR, encoded by the coding sequence ATGGCCATCGCCTCGCCGGTCTCCGAGCGGCTCACCGTCACGGCGCTCCTGTTGTTGACGGTCGCGACGGGGCTCGTCGATGCGATCAGCGTCCTGGTCCTGGGACATGTGTTCGTCGCAAACATGACGGGCAATGTGATCTTCCTGGGTTTCTGGTTCGTGCCGCATTCGGGGGTCGATCTCACCGCGGCGGTCGTGGCGTTCGCGGGATTCATCGTCGGGACCGTGGTCGGAGGGCGGTTGGCCCGCCATCTCGACAGCAGGGTACGCACCTGGCTGACGAGCGCACTGGGAGTGGAAGTCGTTCTGCTCACCGTGCTTTCGATCCTCGCCGGCGCCGGCGTGCTCGACTATCACGACAACACCAAGCTATTTCTGATCACGGGTCTTGCCATCGCGTTCGGCATCCAGAATGCGACGGCACGCCAGTTCGGGATCCAAGAATTGAGCACCACGGTACTGACGTCGACGATCGTCGGGCTCGGGTTCGACAGTCGTCTGGCCGGCGGTACGGGGGAACGCGAGAAGTTGCGCTACACCGTCGTCGCGACCATGTGCGGGGGCGCGGTGATCGGTGCGACGCTGTCGAGATTCACTGTGGCACCCGTGATTGCGCTGGCCGCCGTGATGATCGCGATCAGCGCATGCATTTTCAGGTTCGGCCGTTAG